The proteins below are encoded in one region of Chelonia mydas isolate rCheMyd1 chromosome 11, rCheMyd1.pri.v2, whole genome shotgun sequence:
- the PRKAG3 gene encoding 5'-AMP-activated protein kinase subunit gamma-3, whose protein sequence is MEQLTAPAARQGRPPATRLRSEEAGSCLDPDTGAAGADAGMMGSSDGSGTQDPGSDAGVMGSSDGSDTQDTGSDAGVMGSSDGSGTQDAGSDAGVMGSSMSAEAGCIPGTGAKAEGSDTRSLPLHAELPALCPDALFQGPEAEPYMRFLRSHHCYAAVPTSSKLLVFDTTLQMKKAFLALVANGVRAAPLWDSKKQCFVGMLTITDFINILHRYYRSPLVQIYELEEHKIETWREVYLQGSLKPLVSISPNDSLFNAVYHLIKNRIHRLPVIEPVSGNVLHILTHKRILKFLHIFGAMLPKPRFLQRTIQELGVGTFRDVAMVLETAPVYMALEIFVDRRVSALPVINEAGEVVGLYSRFDVIHLAAQKTYNNLDMSVREALRQRTICLEGVLTCHPHETMGDVIDRIAKEQVHRLVLVDEKNSPRGIVSLSDILQALVLTPAGIDALNS, encoded by the exons ATGGAGCAGCTCACGGCCCCAGCTGCGCGGCAG ggaCGGCCGCCGGCCACGCGTCTCCGCTCAGAGGAAGCAG GTTCCTGCCTAGATCCAGATACCGGGGCAGCAGGCGCCGATGCGGGGATGATGGGCTCCAGCGATGGCTCCGGTACCCAGGACCCAGGCTCTGATGCCGGGGTGATGGGCTCCAGTGATGGCTCCGATACCCAGGACACAGGCTCCGATGCCGGGGTGATGGGCTCCAGCGATGGCTCCGGTACCCAGGACGCAGGCTCCGATGCTGGAGTGATGGGCTCCAGCATGAGCGCCGAGGCCGGCTGCATCCCTGGCACCGGTGCCAAGGCCGAGGGCTCGGACACCAGGAGCCTCCCTTTGCACGCCGAGCTCCCGGCGCTCTGCCCAGACGCCCTGTTCCAGGGCCCCGAGGCCGAGCCCTACATGAGGTTCCTGAGGAGCCACCATTGTTACGCCGCGGTCCCCACCAGCTCCAAGCTGCTGGTGTTCGACACCACGCTGCAG ATGAAGAAGGCCTTCCTGGCGCTGGTGGCCAACGGGGTGCGGGCCGCCCCCCTCTGGGACAGCAAAAAGCAGTGCTTTGTGG GGATGCTGACCATCACGGATTTCATCAACATCCTGCACCGCTACTACCGGTCCCCGCTG GTGCAGATCTATGAGCTGGAAGAGCATAAAATTGAGACCTGGAGAG AGGTTTATCTGCAAGGCTCCCTGAAGCCCCTGGTCTCCATCTCCCCCAATGACAG CCTCTTCAATGCCGTCTACCACCTGATCAAGAACAGGATCCACCGGCTGCCGGTGATCGAGCCCGTGTCCGGCAACGTGCTCCACATCCTGACACACAAGCGCATCCTCAAGTTCCTCCACATCTtt GGGGCCATGCTGCCCAAGCCGCGCTTCCTGCAGAGAACCATCCAGGAGCTGGGCGTGGGCACCTTCCGGGACGTGGCCATGGTGCTGGAGACGGCGCCTGTCTACATGGCCCTGGAGATCTTCGTCGACCGCCGGGTGTCGGCGCTGCCCGTCATAAACGAAGCCG GGGAGGTCGTGGGCTTGTACTCCAGGTTTGACGTGATT cacctggcTGCCCAGAAGACCTACAACAACCTGGACATGAGCGTGCGGGAGGCGCTGAGGCAGCGAACGATCTGCCTGGAGGGGGTGCTCACCTGCCACCCCCACGAGACCATGGGCGACGTCATCGACCGCATTGCAAAGGAGCAG